From Pseudomonas sp. B21-028, one genomic window encodes:
- the ehuD gene encoding ectoine/hydroxyectoine ABC transporter permease subunit EhuD gives MTLFDWSYAAQILPDLLRASLNTVGITLIGFVIAIVLGLFLAIGRRSQKLWLSWPTALVIEFIRSTPLLIQVYFLYYVLPNYGLSLTAMQVGILGIGLHYACYIAEVYRSGLDAVPRAQWEAVTALNIAPYDAYRNIILPQALRPIVPPLGNYLVAMLKDTPVLSAITVVEIMQQAKNIGSENFRYLEPITMVGLFFLALSLALAWLVRRLETRMELR, from the coding sequence ATGACGTTGTTCGACTGGTCTTACGCCGCGCAGATCCTGCCGGACCTGCTGCGCGCCTCCCTCAACACCGTGGGCATCACCCTGATCGGCTTTGTGATTGCGATCGTGCTGGGGCTGTTCCTGGCGATTGGTCGTCGCAGCCAGAAACTCTGGCTGTCCTGGCCGACCGCATTGGTCATCGAGTTCATCCGCAGCACGCCGTTGCTGATCCAGGTGTATTTCCTCTACTACGTCTTGCCCAACTACGGCTTGAGCCTGACGGCCATGCAAGTCGGCATCCTCGGCATCGGCCTGCACTACGCCTGCTACATCGCCGAGGTGTATCGCAGTGGCCTCGACGCGGTGCCACGGGCGCAGTGGGAAGCGGTGACGGCGTTGAACATTGCGCCCTACGACGCCTACCGCAACATCATCCTGCCCCAGGCCTTGCGACCAATCGTGCCGCCGCTGGGCAACTACCTGGTGGCGATGCTCAAGGACACGCCCGTGCTGTCGGCAATCACCGTGGTGGAAATCATGCAGCAGGCCAAGAACATCGGCTCCGAGAATTTCCGCTACCTGGAACCGATCACCATGGTCGGCCTGTTCTTCCTCGCCCTGAGCCTCGCCCTGGCCTGGCTGGTACGGCGCCTTGAAACGCGCATGGAGCTACGCTAA
- the ehuC gene encoding ectoine/hydroxyectoine ABC transporter permease subunit EhuC yields MGELLPLLIQGAWVTLQVTFFGSLLAIVAAVLAALGRLSPWRALRWFSISYIEIFRGTSLLVQLFWLFFVLPLPPFNIELSPYAVAIVGLGLHIGAYGAEVMRGAISSVAKGQYEACTALNFSGFKRFQRIILPQALLAAIPPGTNLLIELLKNTSLVSLITLSDLSFRARQLDQATFQTLEIFSLALVLYFVLAQAINFGMRNVERRLSRGRMRGGLS; encoded by the coding sequence ATGGGCGAACTACTTCCGTTATTGATACAAGGGGCCTGGGTCACGCTGCAGGTGACGTTCTTCGGCTCGCTGCTGGCCATTGTCGCGGCGGTCCTCGCGGCCCTGGGGCGGCTGTCGCCATGGCGGGCGCTGCGCTGGTTTTCCATCAGCTATATCGAAATATTCCGGGGCACCTCGCTGCTGGTGCAGTTGTTCTGGCTGTTCTTCGTGTTGCCGCTGCCACCGTTCAACATCGAGCTGAGCCCCTACGCCGTGGCGATCGTCGGCCTGGGTCTGCACATCGGTGCCTACGGGGCCGAGGTCATGCGCGGCGCCATCAGCTCGGTTGCCAAGGGCCAATACGAGGCCTGCACGGCGCTGAACTTCAGCGGCTTCAAGCGCTTCCAGCGGATCATCCTGCCTCAGGCCTTGCTGGCCGCCATTCCACCGGGCACCAACCTGCTGATCGAGTTGTTGAAGAATACCTCGCTGGTGTCGCTGATCACCTTGTCGGACTTGAGTTTCCGGGCCCGTCAGTTGGATCAGGCAACCTTCCAGACCCTGGAAATTTTCAGCCTGGCGCTGGTGCTGTATTTCGTCCTGGCCCAGGCCATCAACTTCGGCATGCGCAACGTCGAGCGTCGGTTGAGCCGGGGCCGGATGCGCGGAGGTCTGTCATGA
- the ehuB gene encoding ectoine/hydroxyectoine ABC transporter substrate-binding protein EhuB, producing MSNFLPGTCAPLRRFLLTCAVLGLAGSVQASTLETVKSNDSIRIGYANETPFAFTETDGTVTGESPEIAKIIFAKMGIKQVNGVLTEWGSLIPGLRAGRFDVIAAGMYITPARCKQVLFTDPQYQLPDALLVAKGNPKKLHSYEDIAKQPDVKLAIMAGTVNLAYARDSGVKDEQILQVPDTTAQLQAVRAGRADAAVGTQLTMKGLAAKGGDKVEAMSEFKDDPSHIGYGALAFRPEDKDLRDAVNAELKKWLGSEEHLKAVAPFGFDKSNVTSKTAAELCAQ from the coding sequence ATGAGCAATTTTCTTCCCGGCACCTGCGCGCCCTTGCGTCGGTTCTTGTTGACCTGCGCCGTACTCGGCCTGGCCGGCAGCGTCCAGGCGAGTACCCTGGAGACGGTCAAAAGCAACGACAGTATCCGGATCGGCTACGCCAACGAAACCCCGTTCGCCTTCACCGAAACCGACGGTACCGTGACCGGTGAATCGCCGGAAATCGCCAAGATCATCTTCGCCAAGATGGGCATCAAGCAGGTCAACGGCGTGCTCACCGAATGGGGCTCGCTGATCCCCGGCCTGCGCGCCGGTCGCTTCGACGTGATCGCCGCCGGCATGTACATCACCCCGGCGCGCTGCAAGCAGGTACTGTTCACCGATCCGCAATACCAATTGCCCGACGCCTTGCTCGTCGCCAAGGGCAACCCGAAAAAACTCCACAGCTATGAAGACATCGCCAAGCAGCCGGATGTGAAGCTGGCGATCATGGCCGGTACGGTGAACCTGGCCTACGCCCGCGACTCCGGAGTCAAGGACGAGCAGATCCTCCAGGTGCCCGACACCACCGCTCAGTTGCAGGCGGTGCGCGCCGGTCGCGCCGATGCGGCCGTCGGCACCCAGTTGACCATGAAAGGCCTGGCGGCCAAGGGTGGCGACAAGGTCGAGGCCATGTCCGAATTCAAGGACGATCCGTCCCACATCGGCTACGGCGCCCTCGCCTTCCGTCCCGAAGATAAGGACCTGCGCGACGCGGTCAATGCCGAGTTGAAAAAGTGGCTGGGCTCCGAGGAACACCTCAAGGCCGTCGCGCCGTTCGGTTTCGACAAGTCCAACGTGACCAGCAAAACCGCCGCCGAACTCTGCGCCCAGTAG
- a CDS encoding PLP-dependent aminotransferase family protein, which translates to MDKWKSALDVARSGESKYKILVQAIAEDIEQGVLANDQRLPPQRQMADAMGISVQTVTNAYKELERQGLVRCEVGRGSFVSRRMSDRVATYILDSPERALVDFSNARILHTREHDQFWRDTCAELSTEEDQPWIHAFRPIAGYESHREAAAQWIGRQKLKVDRNDILITNGAAHGIFLALASLAGPDDVVLCEGLTDHGVIGNSQVLGFTLKGLEMDRYGIDPEHFEDMCSNERITALVCTPNLNNPTTSLMPDARRREIAGIARRFGVHIIEDDVYGPLLDERRAPPVSHYLPELSFYCTSMTKSVLTGLRTGYLVVPKRLALRTESILRVNSWMGTPMVSEIAARWIRDGRADALVHLQRRLLTGRQAMVTEYMGEHVLGQHPHALNTWIGIPPHWEVDSLVRALRHKHIAVTSPDPFTVRGTPRPRAVRVCVGAECSDEEMRHALIGMREIFNQYPQIHDF; encoded by the coding sequence ATGGATAAATGGAAATCGGCCCTGGATGTCGCCCGCAGCGGTGAGTCCAAATACAAGATTCTGGTCCAGGCCATCGCCGAGGATATCGAGCAGGGCGTCCTGGCCAACGACCAGCGTCTGCCGCCGCAACGGCAAATGGCCGACGCCATGGGCATCAGCGTGCAGACCGTGACCAATGCCTATAAGGAACTGGAGCGCCAGGGGCTGGTGCGTTGCGAGGTGGGGCGCGGCAGTTTCGTTTCGCGGCGCATGAGCGACCGGGTCGCGACTTACATCCTCGACAGCCCCGAGCGGGCGCTGGTGGATTTCTCCAATGCGCGGATCCTGCACACCCGCGAGCACGACCAGTTCTGGCGTGATACCTGCGCCGAGTTGAGCACCGAAGAGGACCAGCCGTGGATTCACGCCTTCCGGCCGATTGCCGGCTACGAATCCCACCGCGAAGCGGCTGCCCAGTGGATCGGCCGACAGAAGCTGAAGGTCGACCGCAATGACATCCTGATCACCAACGGCGCCGCCCATGGGATCTTTCTGGCCCTGGCGTCGCTGGCCGGACCCGATGACGTGGTGCTCTGCGAAGGGCTGACGGATCACGGCGTGATTGGCAACTCCCAGGTACTGGGCTTCACCCTCAAGGGCCTCGAAATGGACCGGTATGGCATTGACCCGGAACACTTCGAGGACATGTGCAGCAACGAGCGCATCACCGCCCTGGTGTGCACACCGAACCTCAACAACCCCACCACCAGCCTGATGCCGGATGCCCGTCGCCGGGAAATCGCCGGGATCGCCCGGCGTTTCGGGGTGCACATCATCGAGGATGACGTGTATGGCCCGCTGCTGGACGAACGCCGGGCGCCGCCTGTCAGCCATTACCTGCCGGAGCTGTCGTTCTATTGCACCAGCATGACCAAATCAGTGCTCACCGGGCTGCGCACCGGCTACCTGGTGGTGCCCAAGCGCCTGGCATTGCGCACCGAGAGCATCTTGCGGGTCAACAGCTGGATGGGCACGCCGATGGTGTCTGAAATCGCGGCCCGCTGGATTCGCGACGGTCGTGCGGATGCCCTGGTGCACTTGCAACGCCGGTTATTGACTGGGCGCCAGGCAATGGTGACCGAGTACATGGGCGAGCACGTGCTAGGGCAGCATCCTCACGCATTGAACACCTGGATCGGCATCCCGCCCCATTGGGAAGTGGACAGCCTGGTGCGAGCGCTACGGCACAAGCACATCGCCGTGACCTCCCCCGATCCGTTCACCGTCCGCGGCACCCCAAGGCCCCGGGCGGTGCGGGTGTGTGTCGGTGCCGAATGCAGCGACGAGGAAATGCGTCATGCGCTGATCGGCATGCGGGAGATCTTCAACCAGTACCCGCAGATCCATGATTTCTGA
- the eutB gene encoding hydroxyectoine utilization dehydratase EutB, with product MAVLQLQDIYLARQRIGALVRRTPMEHSPSLSRLMGVAVYLKLESLQITGSFKLRGASNAVAQLSPAQKAQGVVTASTGNHGRALAHAASQQGVKAIVCLSNLVPANKVQAIRDLGAEVCIVGQSQDDAQREAERIATEQGATFLPPFDHPAIIAGQGTLGLEILEQQPDVAQVLVPLSGGGLFAGVALALKSANPAIQVHGISMARGAAMHASLAAGHPVDVEELPTLADSLGGGIGLDNRYSFAMTRQLSDSVHLLSEASIASALRHAYHQERLVLEGAAAVGIAALLDGLIEPRGPIVLVVSGRNVDTEQHARVLAGADQ from the coding sequence ATGGCAGTCTTGCAGCTTCAGGATATCTACCTCGCTCGCCAGCGCATCGGGGCACTGGTGCGGCGTACGCCAATGGAACATTCCCCCAGCCTGTCGCGGTTGATGGGCGTGGCGGTGTACCTCAAGCTTGAATCCCTGCAGATCACTGGCAGCTTCAAGCTGCGCGGTGCGAGCAATGCCGTGGCGCAGCTCAGCCCGGCGCAAAAGGCCCAGGGTGTGGTGACCGCGTCGACCGGCAATCATGGCCGGGCGCTGGCCCATGCCGCGTCGCAACAAGGGGTCAAGGCGATTGTCTGCCTCTCCAACCTGGTGCCGGCCAACAAGGTCCAGGCAATCCGTGACCTGGGCGCCGAGGTGTGCATCGTCGGCCAGTCTCAGGACGACGCCCAGCGCGAAGCCGAGCGCATCGCCACAGAGCAGGGCGCGACCTTCCTGCCGCCCTTCGATCACCCGGCGATCATCGCCGGCCAGGGCACCCTCGGCCTGGAAATCCTCGAACAGCAACCGGACGTGGCCCAGGTGCTGGTGCCGTTGTCCGGCGGCGGGCTGTTCGCCGGTGTCGCCCTGGCGCTCAAGAGCGCCAACCCGGCCATCCAGGTCCACGGCATCAGCATGGCCCGTGGCGCCGCGATGCACGCCAGCCTCGCGGCCGGCCATCCGGTGGACGTCGAAGAACTGCCGACGCTGGCCGACTCCCTCGGTGGCGGCATTGGCCTGGACAACCGCTACAGCTTCGCCATGACCCGCCAACTCAGCGACAGCGTGCACCTGCTCTCGGAAGCGTCCATCGCCAGCGCCCTGCGCCATGCCTATCACCAGGAACGACTGGTGTTGGAAGGCGCGGCGGCGGTGGGCATCGCGGCGTTGCTCGACGGCCTTATCGAGCCACGCGGGCCCATCGTGCTGGTGGTCAGCGGCCGCAACGTCGACACCGAACAACATGCCCGCGTGCTCGCCGGCGCCGATCAATAA
- a CDS encoding cyclodeaminase: MSQVTLLSEADLRSCVALDLPSIDAIEQAFVLLATAAVAMPPILRLDIPEHNGEVDVKTAYLPGLERFAIKVSPGFFDNPKLGLPSLNGMMMLLSARTGLLEALLLDNGYLTAVRTAAAGAVAARCLSRQQSRSVALIGAGEQAVLQLQALRLVRPVDEVRVWARDEQKAKAFSVELARNTGLSVTMCPDIDSAMEGVDIAITCTPSREPLIEARHLHPGLHITAMGSDAEHKNEIAPQVLAAVDRYVADRLSQTRVLGELHHALAAGAVHDESALVELGQVLAGQRPGRTDEAQVTLCDLTGTGAQDTAIANLAFERARAAGKGYPFGR, from the coding sequence ATGAGTCAAGTCACCTTATTGAGCGAAGCCGACCTGCGCAGTTGCGTGGCCCTCGACCTGCCCAGCATCGACGCCATCGAACAGGCCTTCGTATTGCTGGCGACGGCGGCGGTGGCGATGCCGCCGATCCTGCGCCTGGACATTCCCGAGCATAACGGCGAAGTGGACGTGAAGACCGCCTACCTGCCGGGCCTGGAACGGTTCGCCATCAAGGTCAGTCCCGGTTTCTTCGACAACCCCAAGCTGGGCCTGCCCAGCCTCAACGGCATGATGATGCTGCTGTCGGCGCGCACCGGCCTTCTGGAGGCGCTGCTGCTGGACAATGGCTACCTCACCGCCGTGCGCACGGCGGCGGCTGGCGCCGTGGCGGCGCGCTGCCTGTCGCGTCAGCAGAGTCGCAGCGTGGCGTTGATCGGCGCGGGGGAGCAGGCGGTGTTGCAGCTTCAGGCGCTACGGCTGGTGCGACCTGTCGATGAGGTGCGGGTCTGGGCCCGCGATGAGCAAAAAGCCAAGGCTTTCAGCGTCGAACTGGCCCGCAATACCGGCCTGTCGGTGACGATGTGCCCGGACATCGACAGCGCAATGGAAGGCGTGGACATCGCCATCACCTGCACCCCCAGCCGCGAGCCGCTGATCGAAGCCCGGCACCTTCATCCCGGCCTGCACATCACCGCGATGGGGTCGGACGCCGAACACAAGAACGAGATTGCCCCCCAGGTCCTGGCCGCCGTCGACCGCTACGTCGCCGACCGCCTGAGCCAGACCCGGGTGCTTGGTGAGCTGCACCACGCCCTGGCCGCCGGCGCCGTCCACGACGAGTCCGCCCTGGTGGAACTGGGCCAGGTGTTGGCCGGGCAGCGGCCCGGGCGTACCGATGAAGCGCAGGTGACCTTGTGCGACCTCACGGGCACCGGCGCCCAGGACACCGCCATCGCCAACCTGGCGTTCGAGCGAGCCAGGGCCGCGGGCAAGGGTTACCCATTCGGTCGTTAA